From a region of the Microcebus murinus isolate Inina chromosome 23, M.murinus_Inina_mat1.0, whole genome shotgun sequence genome:
- the BTG2 gene encoding protein BTG2 has translation MSHGKGTDMLPEIAAAVGFLSSLLRTRGCVSEQRLKVFSGALQEALTEHYKHHWFPEKPSKGSGYRCIRINHKMDPIISKVASQIGLSQPQLHQLLPSELTLWVDPYEVSYRIGEDGSICVLYEEAPVAASYGLLTCKNQMLLGRSSPSKNYVMAVSS, from the exons ATGAGCCACGGGAAGGGGACCGACATGCTCCCAGAGATCGCCGCCGCCGTGGGCTTCCTCTCCAGCCTGCTGAGAACTCGGGGCTGCGTGAGCGAGCAGAGACTTAAGGTTTTCAGCGGGGCGCTCCAGGAGGCACTAACAG AGCACTACAAACACCACTGGTTTCCCGAGAAGCCATCCAAGGGCTCTGGTTACCGCTGCATCCGCATTAACCACAAAATGGACCCCATCATCAGCAAGGTGGCCAGCCAGATTGGACTCAGCCAGCCCCAGCTGCACCAGCTGCTGCCCAGCGAGCTGACCCTGTGGGTGGACCCCTACGAGGTGTCCTACCGCATCGGGGAGGATGGCTCCATCTGTGTCTTGTACGAAGAGGCCCCAGTGGCCGCCTCCTATGGGCTCCTCACCTGCAAGAACCAAATGCTGCTGGGCAGGAGCAGCCCCTCAAAGAACTACGTGATGGCGGTCTCCAGTTAG